The Halococcus saccharolyticus DSM 5350 genome window below encodes:
- a CDS encoding amino acid permease, translated as MSEEAGQLERNLGFLEAMTLGGGTMIGAGIFILPGLAAEGAGPASSISFVIAGVVALLAAVSLSELATGMPIAGGSYHYVNRALGGLFGSIVGWGMWSGLMFASAFYMIGFGQYIVVPLPFLDGRVLVVLLGLIGLGLITGINFYGTDESSGAQNLMIGAELVVVLAYVALGVFFIEPGNLQDFAPTGPSGVLATTGIVFVTYLGFEIIATVAGEIEEPGRLIPLTMILSVVLVTILYAAIMIISTGVVPYQELGDSFVPVSEVASITMLGVIGVAAVTIAAAIAAISSSNSSVLAASRVIYAMGRDGLMSERLNVTHDRFATPHRAIMATGGVTGLLILVGLQVQEIVALLAQVASFSFLVTYGLVHIAVVVFRRADPDVYEPDFEIPAALYPAVPVLGVVMTFVIISQMELQVILVGFGVVIFGVVWYVVYVGGQAIETGLIDDAFEDPVQAAIAKLPITSNVPETVEPYRVVVPVANPETQRELLRLAAATARAHADEGTPELIAINIIEVDPSTERNIASERLEHQRTLLANARDIAAEMHVDLRTSAITAEQAGEAILDVIEEETADQTLLGWSGTLDREEHAFSSTIDPVVKQAPCDVSLVEIQQPSIGTPVALAGPGPHSPVAARRAVDFATVDETIPTLLNVQPPNNDGDITPTERGTAAIRWVAERAGLAPDEYESEVIIARDAESAILDAVEEYDTVCVGLSEQRDISRILFGSIAERISQEATGNVGIIRGTKRLDQSGIDDPLALVDDPETIFAQK; from the coding sequence GAGCTGGACCCGCGAGCTCGATCTCCTTTGTGATCGCTGGCGTCGTCGCACTGCTTGCGGCGGTGTCGCTATCGGAGCTAGCAACTGGAATGCCGATCGCTGGTGGCAGCTATCACTACGTCAACCGCGCGCTCGGCGGACTCTTCGGTAGCATCGTCGGCTGGGGAATGTGGTCCGGATTGATGTTCGCAAGCGCCTTCTACATGATCGGATTCGGCCAGTACATCGTCGTGCCGCTTCCGTTCCTCGATGGACGAGTGCTCGTCGTTCTGTTGGGACTCATCGGGTTGGGGCTGATCACCGGGATCAACTTCTACGGCACCGACGAGTCCAGTGGCGCACAGAACCTCATGATCGGTGCGGAACTCGTGGTCGTTCTCGCCTACGTCGCACTCGGGGTGTTCTTTATCGAGCCCGGGAACCTCCAGGACTTCGCGCCGACGGGACCGTCGGGAGTACTCGCAACGACGGGGATCGTCTTCGTGACGTACCTCGGCTTCGAGATAATCGCCACTGTCGCCGGAGAAATCGAGGAGCCAGGGCGGCTTATTCCGCTGACGATGATCCTTTCGGTGGTGTTGGTGACTATACTCTACGCGGCGATCATGATCATCAGCACCGGTGTCGTGCCGTATCAGGAACTAGGGGATTCGTTCGTCCCGGTGTCGGAAGTCGCATCGATCACTATGCTCGGGGTCATCGGAGTGGCAGCCGTCACGATCGCTGCGGCGATCGCGGCTATCTCGAGTTCAAACTCGTCGGTCCTCGCCGCCTCACGAGTCATCTACGCGATGGGACGTGATGGCTTGATGAGCGAGCGGTTGAACGTCACCCACGATCGGTTTGCCACTCCCCACCGAGCGATCATGGCGACCGGTGGAGTAACGGGACTGCTGATTCTCGTCGGACTCCAAGTACAGGAGATCGTTGCCCTGTTGGCGCAAGTAGCTAGTTTCAGCTTTCTCGTCACGTACGGATTGGTGCATATCGCTGTCGTCGTCTTCCGTCGTGCCGATCCTGACGTCTACGAACCGGACTTCGAAATTCCGGCTGCCCTGTATCCGGCTGTGCCGGTACTCGGCGTAGTGATGACCTTCGTCATCATCTCGCAGATGGAACTGCAGGTCATCCTCGTTGGGTTCGGGGTCGTCATCTTCGGCGTTGTATGGTACGTCGTCTACGTTGGAGGACAAGCGATAGAAACAGGGCTTATCGACGATGCGTTCGAGGATCCCGTTCAGGCGGCGATAGCCAAACTTCCAATAACAAGCAACGTCCCGGAAACCGTCGAACCATATCGGGTGGTCGTGCCGGTAGCGAACCCAGAGACACAACGCGAACTCTTACGGCTCGCTGCCGCCACCGCGCGTGCACACGCTGATGAGGGAACACCCGAGCTTATTGCGATCAACATCATCGAGGTCGATCCATCGACCGAGCGGAATATCGCATCCGAACGGCTCGAACATCAGCGAACTCTCCTCGCAAACGCCCGTGATATCGCGGCGGAGATGCACGTCGATCTCCGAACCAGTGCGATAACTGCCGAACAGGCTGGTGAGGCGATTCTCGACGTCATCGAAGAGGAGACAGCTGACCAAACCCTTCTGGGTTGGTCCGGAACGCTGGATCGAGAGGAGCACGCGTTCAGTTCGACGATCGATCCGGTCGTCAAGCAGGCTCCGTGTGATGTCTCACTCGTTGAGATTCAGCAGCCGTCGATCGGAACACCTGTCGCGCTGGCGGGGCCGGGACCACACTCTCCTGTGGCCGCCCGACGTGCTGTCGATTTCGCAACTGTTGATGAGACCATCCCGACTCTCCTCAACGTCCAACCACCGAATAACGATGGCGACATCACGCCGACTGAACGGGGAACTGCGGCGATCCGATGGGTCGCTGAACGGGCGGGCCTCGCCCCTGACGAATACGAATCCGAGGTCATCATCGCCCGAGACGCTGAATCAGCGATTCTCGACGCTGTTGAGGAATACGATACTGTGTGTGTCGGGCTCTCCGAGCAACGAGATATCTCACGAATTCTGTTCGGATCGATTGCAGAGCGTATCAGTCAGGAAGCTACAGGAAACGTTGGTATTATTCGTGGCACCAAACGCCTCGACCAATCTGGAATCGACGACCCACTCGCGCTGGTCGATGACCCCGAGACCATATTCGCCCAAAAATGA
- a CDS encoding group I truncated hemoglobin, with product MTLHPLMMSATSSMYEDIGGNEAIEAVVSDFYKRVLDDPLLEPYFEETDMDALFAHQVQFVSAVAGGPVDYEGDDMQNAHEGMAITEEAFSHVAGHLADALRANGVSEPHVETIIEEVATLEDDVVGQ from the coding sequence ATGACCCTCCATCCACTGATGATGTCAGCAACCAGTTCGATGTACGAAGACATCGGTGGTAACGAGGCTATCGAAGCAGTAGTTTCGGATTTCTACAAGCGCGTCCTCGACGATCCCCTTCTGGAACCATACTTCGAGGAGACCGATATGGACGCTCTCTTCGCTCACCAGGTCCAGTTCGTCAGTGCTGTGGCCGGTGGTCCCGTCGACTACGAAGGCGACGATATGCAGAATGCTCACGAGGGAATGGCCATTACCGAGGAGGCGTTCTCACACGTTGCCGGGCATCTCGCGGACGCTCTCCGCGCGAACGGTGTCTCAGAACCTCATGTCGAAACCATCATTGAGGAAGTCGCGACGCTCGAAGACGACGTCGTCGGCCAGTAG
- a CDS encoding cupin domain-containing protein: MVSTDFDTERAYNDEQFAAQTVSKSERMKVALGYFGPGQFIPVHAPDSDVTIAVQSGTGVIREGSEEHIVEPGDVVVVKAGTDRGVRADDTELEALLVTAPPPSDAEHDPVRAGIRRDEFDPQADDG; the protein is encoded by the coding sequence ATGGTTAGCACTGATTTCGATACAGAACGCGCGTACAACGACGAACAGTTCGCAGCTCAGACCGTCTCAAAGAGCGAGCGGATGAAGGTCGCCCTCGGCTACTTCGGGCCAGGACAGTTCATTCCGGTCCATGCCCCCGACAGCGACGTCACGATCGCTGTCCAGTCAGGAACTGGTGTGATCCGCGAAGGGTCAGAGGAGCACATCGTTGAGCCAGGCGACGTTGTCGTCGTGAAAGCAGGGACCGATCGAGGAGTGAGGGCCGATGACACGGAGTTGGAAGCATTACTGGTGACGGCCCCACCGCCGTCGGACGCCGAACACGATCCTGTTAGAGCAGGGATTCGGCGCGATGAGTTCGATCCACAAGCAGACGACGGATAG